The Primulina huaijiensis isolate GDHJ02 chromosome 12, ASM1229523v2, whole genome shotgun sequence genome has a window encoding:
- the LOC140990602 gene encoding alpha-soluble NSF attachment protein-like — protein MGDQIARAEEFEKKAEKKVGGWAFFGSKQEDAADLFDKAANAYKLGKSWDQAGAVYIKLANCYLKLDSKHEAANAYADAAHCYKKTNSKESIHCLQQSVNLFLDIGRLNMSARYYKEIAELYEQEENLEQAIVYYERAADLFQSEEVSTSANQCRQKIAQFAAQLEQYQKAIEIYEDIGRQSLNNNLLKYGVKGHLLNAGICQLCKGDVVAINNALERYQDLDPTFSGTREYRLLEDLAAALDEEDVEKFTGAIKEFDSMTRLDAWKTTLLLRVKEALKAKELEEDDLT, from the exons ATGGGGGATCAAATTGCTAGAGCCGAGGAATTTGAGAAGAAAGCCGAGAAGAAGGTCGGCGGCTGGGCCTTTTTCGGATCGAAACAGGAAGACGCCGCGGATTTGTTCGATAAAGCCGCTAATGCCTACAAGCTCGGGAAATcat GGGATCAGGCTGGTGCAGTGTATATAAAGTTGGCTAATTGCTATTTGAAG TTGGATAGCAAGCATGAGGCTGCTAATGCATATGCTGATGCTGCTCATTGCTACAAAAAGACTAATTCAAAAG AGTCAATACACTGCCTGCAGCAATCCGTTAATTTATTTCTGGATATTGGGAGGCTTAACATGTCCGCCAGATATTACAAG GAAATAGCTGAGTTGTACGAGCAAGAAGAAAACTTGGAACAAGCTATTGTTTACTATGAGAGAGCTGCTGATCTCTTCCAAAGTGAAGAGGTGTCCACATCAGCAAATCAATGCAGGCAGAAAATTGCACAATTTGCTGCGCAACTGGAACA ATATCAAAAGGCTATTGAGATTTATGAAGACATAGGACGGCAATCATTGAATAATAATTTGTTGAAGTATGGAGTTAAAGGGCACCTTCTTAATGCTGGCATTTGCCAGCTCTGCAAGGGTGATGTTGTTGCAATCAACAATGCATTAGAGCGATACCAG GATTTGGATCCAACATTTTCTGGAACACGCGAGTACAGATTGCTGGAA GATTTAGCTGCTGCGCTTGATGAAGAAGATGTTGAGAAGTTCACTGGTGCTATTAAGGAATTTGACAGCATGACCCGTTTG GATGCCTGGAAAACGACGCTTCTCCTTAGAGTGAAGGAAGCATTGAAGGCCAAAGAACTAGAGGAAGATGACCTTACCTAA